Within Sorghum bicolor cultivar BTx623 chromosome 2, Sorghum_bicolor_NCBIv3, whole genome shotgun sequence, the genomic segment ATCTATTTGAATGGTACTTTAATCTGCCATACTGCAACTTAGGCACGCTGCAATAGGTCACTACACTGTATATGGAATGCTTCCACATAGAGTAGATAAAATCTTTGAATTTCATCAAGAAAACCCGTGTGATTCATTCAGGATGGTGTTGTTTCAGATACACTGTTTCATTGGCTATTGTCAGTTTTGTCCATTAGTACCTATTCGCTGGTCTGAAAGGCTGAAAAtattgtttgctgatttatcgtaagagaaaaatactattagCTGGCAGAAAAAATACGGTTGAAAAGACAAACAAATGGGCTCATTACATAACCCATGAGTGAGCTAGGATATCAACATTCCAGAGATCAGACATCCCAGTTGGGATGGCTCTGTTCCAAGAAATTCAATCCTAGGTCCCAAATATAgcaaaatatattaaataaatTGGCATAACACATTTAGAAGGTCTATTTTATGTATGAAATTCAATAACACATACTGATCTTAGGTCCAGAACATAGTACAATATTAAATATCAAGGCAGAGCACATTTAGAGGATCTATCTCAAGTATGTCCACAGAAACATGTTGACATATCGTACGGTTGTGGCTAGCTACAAGCTCATCGCCTCTTGGATTTTTATTACACTCACTGCATGCATGGCAGCACCAAACTACTCTGACTCAGGTGTCCACGGAAACGTGCTGACATAAGGCATCCTCGTGCGGTTATGGCCAGCAACAAACTGATCGCCTCTTGGATGTTTGATACGCTCGCTGCATGCATGACAGCGCTCATAATCCATATCCTTCCTTATTGCAACCTTAATGTCCCTCACCATCTCATGACACCCACCTGAAAAGATATCACAAAATGTTCACATATTAACAACTCAAACACAGAAAATGAATACCCATATGAATAGATATGACAATCTTCACATACTAATGATCCAAACTAATCAACAACTTCAAACTGATCAACAACTTCAAATGCTTCAAATGCAGGGAACTCTCAAGAAACAATATTTCAAGCAAAAAACAATTAACCAGAAAATAATTGAATTAAGAATAAACAGCAAATAGATCTAAACTTTCACTCACCGAAACAAGAGTCATCGATGGCAGATACACTGAGGACACGTATAGGATCAGTATCCTTACACGCCTGAAGATTTGGAACCAGCATGAGCTCAGCGAAGAACAACCTCTTAGGCAAGTGTGAGTCTGAGGTGGGGGTCGCAGTGAAGTTCACGTGGGCATATGTGTTGTGATCTACGTCGGTGAAGCACTTAGAGAACAACACCTTTGCAATCTCAAACTTATGCTGTATCATTCGACCACATAATAACTGATCAGTAGAATGTATTGTCAAAGAAGTTATCTATTGAAAAAGAGATAACATACCGTTTTCTTGGTAGAGTTGTACCACTCCAAAGCAAGAGTGGCAAAGTGTTGTGCCTGAGAGCAAACTGGCCATCCAGAAATATCTGCTTGCCTCTCCATCTCCTTAGCCGTCAAGTGCTCCTCACTGCAAGTTAAACTTTACTTAATTAGAACTAAATAAACCAGAAATGTAACAAGGTTTGAACATGTCATAAAATGTAAGAGTGCACTTTTGTACAATTCAATTCACGTAGTTAAGAATAAAAAACTGTTATTAAAGAGCATGGTTAGGTCTCGACGTTAACTAGTTCTATATCACACATCATTAAAATCTAGAGCAAAGCATGGTCTAATTGCCTAAAAAGTAAACATCAAATAGCTCTTGATATACAACTTAGACATAGTTTGCTGGAACCATATTCCCTTGTGCTTGACTAAATTTgtaaaggaaaaagtctacatcaccaCATGAGGTTTGGAGAGGTGTCTACTTaatcacccccccccccccccctcaagTGTAATACCAGGTATTGGACACATTAAAGTTTGCAAAACAGGTCATTTTACCCCCTAGGGTAGTTTTGCTAGGCGGTTTTGACTGTGGCAGCAGTTTTGCCTAAGTGCCACGCTAAGGTGCAGAAGGGTGCAGGGAGAGAACAGAGTAGATGTTGGAATTGTGTCACACACAAAGGGGTTTTTTGGAACTGCGGGCAGTTTTGGCACTGTGTCTTGTATTCATttatagcataaagtaaactaGGGATACAAGAAGCTCTCTAGAGCATATTCTCTGGAATATAACTTAAGCCAACTTGGCTGCTAAGAAACCACTCCCTCTAtcacaaattgtaagtcattccaagaatcttggagagtcaaagcatctcaagtttgaccaaattgatacggtaggataataacatttatgatatgtGAGTGATAATCTGCTGTCCTCCTTTGCTCCTTGCCCTGCTGTTTTGCAGGAACATGTGGTCAGCTTCAGCTGCCACTGTAGAAGTATGGCAATGGGCCATTGTGTCAAGTACACCAGCTAAAGTAGAGGGTTGGTATAGTCAGGTACTAGAGTACTTGATGGCTGATATAAGCCATGTAGAGTAGTTgtatggagtggtgtagtcaccATCCAAGTAGTGTACCAGCAGGTACATGTTTTGTGTATACATACTCTACCTATGCAATCAGAAAAGGCAGCTCATTGCCACCAAATGCAGTGTCCAGTCTTCAGCCAACGCTGAAGACAGTTGtgtgctgtgtgtgtgtgtgcgcgcgtgcTGAAGTGAGCTCTGCTCACCTTCTACCTTGGGACAGGGGAGAAGGAGAGGAGAGGGGAGCAGGTGCTGCTCACCTCAGGCAAGTGCTGGGCCAacatgatatcaactaagtatcattaggttcttcgttaattatattttcatatatatctatttgatgccacaaaactttgtaattttttttataattttggtcaaactcgagatgctttgactctccaagattcttgaataacttacaatttgggatggagggagtagaagataataaaaataaactagTAAATAGATAAAGGTAACTTAGCACTAGGCTTAACAACAGTAGAGAAGGAAGCAGTGATAGAAATTGATGCTTGCTGCTTGCTTTGTTTAGTGCTTAGTCGGGTCTCAGCAGCATTTCAGTCAGTTATTCAGATGGTAAGAGGATAGAAAAGTAATTCCAGTCAGATGGCAaaagaattaaaaaaaaattatcaaacAATGTGAATGTGAACTGAGATTTCTCCGTGCTAATATGTTGGATCTGAACTTTTTTCTGCTGTTCATGGCCTTAGAAAACTTTCTAAAAAGTCACATAGATGAATATTTGATGCCCTGTCATTTTCGAGCAGTGTCTTgggagttgacatggatgtttaGGTTTATCAAACTTTGCAATGTCCTAAAGCAAACAATAGAAATACTTACATTGTGTCGCTGGGTGGGTCATATATGAACACAGGCTTAGTGCCAGCCAGGCTGCGGTATAAAGCAGCAAACTTGACCTTGAAAGCACGGAAAGCAATCTTGGCCTCCTCCGTGTCACAGAGATCCTCATCCTCTTCCTCCAAGAGTCTAGCTTGCTCCAACAGATTACGGTTCGACTCCTCCTCTGCCTCCTCACAGTCTCTTGAACCTTCACGCATCACATGAATGGGAAGAGTGGGAACCGTCCTTAGAAGACCACCCTGGTCCGCCCATGCCTCATGCAGACACCAGGTGGACGGAGACGGATCATACCCCTCAGCCATGAAAGTCGGCAGAGTTTTCTTCTCTTCCTCAAACCTCCTCATATCCTTGAGCCTGGCCTGTGTCGCCCTCACCACCTCCTCCCTCGACTTCCTTGCCTCCTCCGGCATAGCCCTCCATACCTCCTCCGGCAGAAGAGGAGGCAGAGCCCGCCTTACCTCCTCCGGCAGATTTATCTCCTCCAGCATAGTTATCTCCTCCAGCAGAGTTATCTGTGTACCACATAAAAAGTAGTTCTTCTAATTAAAACTTATTATCTTACACCACCCATGAGAACCATATTCTGACTTTTATCTGATTAAAATCCAACTAGAGGTTCCATTGAACAAATAACAGATCCGATCCTAAGAAAAATAAAGCTTTCAAATAAGCATGGGAGATCAAATGAAATACAGCAGCATGCTACGAACCTCTACCTAGAGAGCCCAACTGAGACATTGTAGAATGGGCTAAGCTTCTTTCAAAACCATATGTAAGATGAAATTGATAGAATTTATAACAGCACTAaggactaataaaaaaacacaaaTATTAAGCAAGGAATTAATCTCATTATTGGAATAAATCCCGAAACTGCAAACTATCCGTTATCAAACAAAATAAACTAATAATAATCCTAATAGCATACCAAAAGTCTCCTACACAATTAGGCAGAGTTACCTGTTTAGGAACGATGGCGCGTGGGATCCTCCTCCATCGCCCGGGCGTCCTCCGCCTCGCAGCCGTCGCGGACGTGCCGGCCGTCGCGGATGTGGCGGACGGCCCGCTGCCTGATGCCCCCGACGTTACTCCGGCGCCTCCGTCGATCGAACCAAACTCCATGTTGCAGATCGGATTGATAGACGGCGCCTGCTTGGGGTGGGGGAGATGAGGAACACGCCGCCGCCTGAGAGATGCTTTCTCCTCCTTCTCCCCActgccctttttttttttttagagaATCTCCCCGCTGcaggttttttttttgtgagagGAAGGTAGGATATATATTATCACTTTGAAGTGTTTACATAAAT encodes:
- the LOC8074456 gene encoding uncharacterized protein LOC8074456, with product MEFGSIDGGAGVTSGASGSGPSATSATAGTSATAARRRTPGRWRRIPRAIVPKQITLLEEITMLEEINLPEEVRRALPPLLPEEVWRAMPEEARKSREEVVRATQARLKDMRRFEEEKKTLPTFMAEGYDPSPSTWCLHEAWADQGGLLRTVPTLPIHVMREGSRDCEEAEEESNRNLLEQARLLEEEDEDLCDTEEAKIAFRAFKVKFAALYRSLAGTKPVFIYDPPSDTIEEHLTAKEMERQADISGWPVCSQAQHFATLALEWYNSTKKTHKFEIAKVLFSKCFTDVDHNTYAHVNFTATPTSDSHLPKRLFFAELMLVPNLQACKDTDPIRVLSVSAIDDSCFGGCHEMVRDIKVAIRKDMDYERCHACSERIKHPRGDQFVAGHNRTRMPYVSTFPWTPESE